A region from the Azospirillaceae bacterium genome encodes:
- a CDS encoding pyridoxal-phosphate dependent enzyme, translating into MTWRATCVECGATRAWSHPQAAGAEQCSCPAGGNLALMPPLGPAARSALLAAIADGDATHWRYAPLLPAPRPTAGGRAGIRLPVGWTPLIDCGVQGASGGGVRLLVKDETRNPSGSLKDRASDVVVAAARARGVTAFVAASTGNAAASLACIGAAAGVAITILVPATVPPAKLAQIRAYGATVRRVAGSYDDAWELAAQVARHTGLHNRSTGINPVTREGKKTCALEIAEQMGWQAPDWVVVPTGDGNILSAIWKGFCELRTLGLIGTLPRLVAAQAAASDAIARAHWGAGGAGLDPAIAVDAKSADTLADSISVSWPRDRAAALAALRDSRGLAVTVTEAEIVAGVRALASRFGLFVEPSSAAAFAAFERVARSGHFEAGQRVVCLATGTGLKDLRAVAADTDEAALVAAGDWRAVADALPLATGTGG; encoded by the coding sequence ATGACCTGGCGCGCCACCTGTGTGGAGTGCGGGGCCACGCGCGCCTGGTCCCATCCCCAGGCGGCGGGGGCGGAGCAGTGTTCCTGCCCGGCGGGCGGCAACCTTGCCCTGATGCCGCCGCTGGGGCCGGCGGCCCGGTCAGCGCTATTGGCCGCGATCGCCGACGGCGACGCCACGCATTGGCGTTACGCCCCGCTGCTGCCGGCACCCCGTCCCACGGCGGGCGGGCGGGCGGGGATCCGCCTGCCGGTGGGATGGACGCCCCTGATTGATTGCGGCGTCCAGGGCGCCTCCGGTGGCGGTGTGCGTCTGCTGGTAAAGGATGAGACCCGCAATCCCTCGGGATCGTTGAAGGATCGCGCCAGCGACGTGGTGGTGGCCGCCGCCCGGGCGCGGGGTGTCACGGCCTTCGTGGCGGCATCGACCGGCAACGCGGCGGCGTCCCTGGCGTGCATCGGTGCCGCCGCCGGGGTTGCCATCACCATTCTCGTGCCCGCCACGGTACCGCCGGCCAAGCTGGCGCAGATCCGCGCCTATGGCGCCACGGTCCGCCGGGTGGCCGGCAGCTATGACGACGCCTGGGAACTGGCGGCCCAGGTGGCGCGCCACACCGGCCTGCACAACCGCAGCACGGGCATCAACCCGGTGACGCGCGAGGGCAAGAAGACGTGCGCGCTGGAAATCGCCGAGCAGATGGGCTGGCAGGCGCCGGACTGGGTGGTGGTGCCCACCGGTGACGGGAATATCCTTTCCGCCATCTGGAAGGGCTTTTGCGAATTGCGGACGCTGGGTCTCATCGGCACCTTGCCGCGGTTGGTGGCGGCGCAGGCCGCGGCTTCCGACGCCATCGCGCGCGCCCATTGGGGTGCCGGGGGTGCCGGGCTGGACCCGGCCATCGCGGTGGATGCCAAATCGGCCGACACCCTGGCGGACAGCATCAGCGTGAGTTGGCCCCGCGACCGTGCCGCCGCGCTGGCGGCATTGCGGGACAGCCGTGGTTTGGCGGTGACGGTGACGGAGGCGGAAATCGTGGCCGGCGTGCGCGCGCTGGCCTCGCGCTTCGGCCTGTTTGTCGAGCCGTCCAGCGCCGCCGCCTTCGCCGCGTTCGAACGCGTGGCGCGCAGCGGCCATTTTGAAGCCGGCCAGCGCGTGGTCTGCCTGGCCACCGGCACCGGTCTCAAGGATTTGCGCGCCGTGGCCGCCGACACGGATGAGGCGGCGCTCGTGGCCGCCGGTGACTGGCGCGCCGTGGCCGACGCGTTGCCGCTTGCCACCGGCACCGGGGGCTGA
- a CDS encoding MbtH family NRPS accessory protein, which translates to MDGTRESWQDGTVQVVVNDEGQYALWPAHRAPPAGWHKDGPSGDRRTCLDHIATVWTDLRPLSAR; encoded by the coding sequence ATGGATGGGACGAGAGAAAGCTGGCAGGACGGGACCGTCCAGGTTGTCGTCAATGACGAGGGCCAATACGCGCTGTGGCCCGCCCACCGGGCCCCGCCGGCTGGTTGGCACAAGGATGGTCCCTCGGGTGACCGCCGGACCTGCCTGGACCACATCGCCACTGTCTGGACCGATCTGCGCCCCCTGAGCGCCCGCTGA
- a CDS encoding AMP-binding protein — MIAAPTFVSLLRQRAAETPDFPLYTLLSTEGREQQQLDCARLDRAARATAAVLQDVATPVMIVLPAGSDFLSAFFGCLYAGAVAIPTRYPNPKRPLDHLHAVATDSGAMVGITTPELHPVAAAQLPGIRWLTPTPADNAPPHAAWANFPAPDAVAYLQYTSGSTSAPRGVVIRHEHIMANSADFARQFDITPQARTLSWLPHYHDLGLVFGCLQPLYVGCRGFLMPPGAFAQRPLTWLEALSRHAITHTGAPNFAYQACADIPAGYGGDLDLSALRVAVNGAEPVRAETLAAFARVYAGAGLRPEALCPGYGLAESTLVATGCGPDRRPTVRHVQADRLSPQGGRLEPVPVETGRALVSSGGTAVETRIVIVDPETRAPQPEGALGEIWLAGPSIAGGYWGRPDATEAKFRARLADGDGPFLRTGDLGGVLDGELFVLGRLDDMIIVRGANHAAEDIELAAEAADPALQPGGAAAFTIDRGGETFLVVAQEVRRSTLRGLDGEGVARAVVAAVAERHGLEVGAVLLLKPRGLPRTHSGKKQRHACRKGFEDGTLPTVATLVAPRLHRATEPAPSPLASPVTPSPAPRDSGEQDRVTALTHWLRGYAADRLNSRLMDERRSIPPYVVLDLGNRGILGLQAPLALGGLALGNRSLAAALQQLAAIDTTLASFVAVNNALGVRPILRHAQPAARDALLPMLAAGRQLASFAMTEADAGSNIRNLASVGLPDGAGGWRLHGTKLWSGSAAWAGVINTFVRVDDGDGTQGVTGFIVRQGSPGLRMGPEALTMGLRAMVQNEVRLEGVRVAPEDMLGRPGDGMAVAMDTMEFGRFAIAALSLGVMKRCLQLMVRHGERRVVATGALIDNPAILMRLSDLTAAAAAVEALVALVGDRLDANLPVPPDLFCACKTAGPEFAWRAADQLVQQMAGRGFIETNIVPQILRDARVLRIFEGPTEPMNMHVGSRLLQTPEALCGFLAGPLNQPALANQLRDAAEAIRRHAEDPQRRIADIAAARQWAYLQAGEVATYAILLAAVRHAARPDARAAEWARLRFERRLAKALGLSAAQAVFLDAHAARDLVAGYDDAIGDPHQTMMGEDWAPDPLILPARALDAQSTPAAAPAPKADTPRVEVRRSRTQEIQDFLMDWIADKTGHARDGMRPQDRFSGFGLDSVASVLMVGAVERQFEVKLAPSLVWDHPTIGGLADHIAGLGGMGAPAPAAHDELALLARIDTLTDEQLSSLVAQLSDAE, encoded by the coding sequence GTGATTGCAGCACCCACCTTCGTGTCCCTGCTCCGCCAACGTGCCGCCGAAACGCCGGATTTCCCGCTTTACACACTGCTGTCCACCGAGGGCCGGGAACAACAGCAGTTGGACTGCGCGCGCCTGGACCGGGCCGCGCGGGCCACGGCGGCCGTCCTTCAGGACGTCGCGACACCGGTGATGATCGTGCTGCCGGCGGGTTCCGACTTCCTGTCCGCGTTCTTCGGCTGCCTTTACGCCGGCGCCGTCGCCATTCCCACCCGCTATCCCAACCCCAAGCGCCCCTTGGACCATTTGCACGCGGTCGCAACCGATTCAGGGGCCATGGTCGGCATCACCACGCCGGAACTGCACCCCGTCGCCGCGGCGCAGTTGCCCGGCATCCGCTGGCTGACGCCCACGCCGGCCGACAACGCCCCGCCCCATGCCGCGTGGGCCAACTTCCCGGCCCCGGACGCCGTCGCCTATCTTCAGTACACCTCCGGCTCGACATCGGCGCCGCGGGGTGTCGTCATCCGCCATGAACACATCATGGCCAATTCCGCCGACTTCGCCCGCCAGTTCGACATCACGCCGCAGGCCCGTACGCTGTCCTGGCTGCCCCACTACCACGATCTCGGCCTGGTTTTTGGCTGCCTGCAGCCGCTGTACGTCGGATGCCGGGGCTTTCTGATGCCGCCGGGCGCTTTCGCCCAACGGCCGCTGACCTGGCTGGAGGCGCTGTCCCGCCACGCCATCACCCACACAGGCGCGCCCAACTTCGCCTACCAGGCCTGCGCCGACATTCCGGCCGGCTACGGCGGAGACCTTGACCTGTCCGCGCTGCGCGTGGCCGTCAATGGCGCCGAACCGGTGCGGGCCGAGACCCTGGCGGCCTTCGCGCGGGTCTATGCCGGTGCCGGCCTGCGGCCTGAGGCGCTGTGCCCCGGCTATGGCCTGGCGGAATCAACGCTGGTAGCCACGGGCTGCGGCCCGGACCGGCGCCCGACGGTGCGTCATGTGCAGGCCGACCGCCTGTCTCCCCAGGGGGGACGCCTGGAACCCGTGCCCGTGGAAACGGGCCGGGCCCTGGTGTCCAGCGGCGGCACGGCGGTCGAAACCCGCATCGTGATCGTCGATCCCGAGACCCGGGCGCCGCAGCCCGAGGGCGCACTGGGTGAGATCTGGCTAGCCGGCCCGTCCATCGCCGGCGGCTATTGGGGACGGCCCGACGCCACGGAGGCCAAGTTCCGCGCCCGGCTGGCCGATGGGGACGGCCCCTTCCTGCGGACCGGCGACCTGGGTGGCGTGCTGGACGGCGAACTTTTCGTGCTGGGCCGCCTGGACGACATGATCATCGTGCGCGGCGCCAACCACGCCGCCGAGGACATCGAACTGGCGGCGGAAGCGGCCGATCCGGCATTGCAACCGGGGGGCGCGGCCGCCTTCACCATCGACCGGGGTGGCGAGACCTTCCTGGTCGTGGCGCAGGAAGTGCGGCGCAGCACCCTGCGCGGCCTGGATGGTGAGGGCGTGGCCCGGGCGGTGGTTGCCGCCGTTGCCGAGCGGCATGGCCTGGAGGTGGGCGCCGTGCTGCTGCTGAAGCCGCGCGGCCTTCCCCGCACACACAGCGGCAAGAAGCAGCGCCACGCCTGCCGCAAGGGTTTCGAGGACGGCACGCTGCCCACCGTCGCCACGCTGGTGGCACCCCGGCTGCATCGGGCGACCGAACCCGCCCCGTCCCCCCTCGCATCCCCGGTCACCCCGTCGCCCGCGCCCCGCGACAGCGGGGAACAGGATCGGGTAACGGCGCTGACGCACTGGCTGCGCGGCTACGCGGCCGACCGGCTGAATTCCCGGCTGATGGACGAACGGCGTTCCATCCCGCCCTACGTCGTGCTGGATCTCGGCAACCGGGGAATCCTCGGCCTCCAGGCGCCGCTGGCCCTGGGCGGGCTGGCGCTCGGCAACCGGTCGCTGGCCGCCGCCCTGCAGCAGCTGGCCGCGATCGACACCACGCTGGCCTCCTTCGTCGCGGTCAACAACGCGCTGGGCGTGCGCCCCATCCTGCGCCATGCCCAGCCCGCCGCCCGTGACGCCTTGCTGCCCATGCTGGCGGCCGGCCGGCAGCTGGCCTCCTTCGCCATGACCGAGGCCGACGCCGGTTCCAACATCCGCAACCTGGCATCGGTCGGCCTGCCCGACGGGGCCGGTGGCTGGCGGCTGCACGGCACCAAGCTGTGGAGCGGGTCCGCCGCCTGGGCGGGCGTCATCAACACCTTCGTCCGCGTGGATGATGGCGACGGAACGCAAGGGGTCACCGGCTTCATCGTGCGGCAGGGCAGCCCGGGCCTGCGCATGGGACCGGAAGCCCTGACCATGGGGCTGCGCGCCATGGTGCAGAACGAGGTCCGCCTGGAAGGTGTGAGGGTGGCGCCGGAGGACATGCTGGGCCGCCCGGGGGATGGCATGGCCGTCGCCATGGACACCATGGAATTCGGCCGTTTCGCCATCGCCGCCCTGAGCCTCGGGGTGATGAAGCGCTGCCTGCAACTGATGGTGCGCCACGGCGAACGGCGCGTCGTCGCCACCGGGGCCCTGATCGACAATCCCGCCATCCTGATGCGGCTGAGCGACCTGACGGCGGCGGCGGCGGCGGTCGAGGCGCTGGTGGCGCTGGTGGGCGACCGGTTGGACGCAAACCTGCCGGTGCCGCCGGACCTGTTCTGCGCATGCAAGACGGCGGGACCGGAATTCGCCTGGCGCGCCGCCGACCAGCTGGTGCAGCAAATGGCCGGGCGCGGCTTTATCGAAACCAACATCGTCCCCCAGATCCTGCGCGATGCGCGCGTGCTGCGCATCTTCGAAGGGCCGACGGAGCCGATGAACATGCATGTGGGCTCGCGCCTGCTGCAAACGCCGGAGGCGCTGTGCGGCTTCCTGGCCGGCCCCCTGAACCAGCCCGCCCTGGCGAACCAGCTGCGCGACGCCGCCGAGGCGATCCGCCGGCACGCCGAGGACCCGCAACGCCGCATCGCCGACATCGCCGCCGCCCGGCAGTGGGCCTACCTGCAGGCGGGGGAGGTGGCGACCTATGCCATCCTGCTGGCGGCGGTGCGCCATGCCGCCCGGCCGGACGCGCGGGCCGCGGAATGGGCGCGCCTGCGCTTCGAACGGCGGCTGGCGAAGGCGCTGGGCCTGTCCGCGGCGCAGGCCGTGTTCCTTGACGCGCACGCGGCGCGTGACCTGGTGGCCGGTTACGACGACGCCATCGGCGATCCCCACCAGACCATGATGGGTGAGGACTGGGCCCCCGATCCGCTGATCCTGCCGGCCCGGGCCTTGGATGCCCAATCGACGCCGGCCGCGGCCCCCGCACCCAAGGCCGACACGCCGCGGGTGGAGGTGCGCCGCAGCCGGACGCAAGAGATCCAGGACTTCCTGATGGATTGGATCGCCGACAAGACGGGCCACGCCCGCGACGGGATGCGCCCGCAGGACCGTTTCAGCGGCTTCGGTCTCGATTCCGTGGCGTCTGTTCTGATGGTCGGGGCGGTGGAGCGCCAGTTCGAGGTGAAACTGGCGCCATCCCTGGTGTGGGACCATCCGACCATCGGCGGTTTGGCCGACCACATCGCCGGCCTTGGCGGCATGGGCGCACCCGCGCCGGCCGCCCATGACGAACTGGCCCTGCTGGCGCGGATCGACACCCTGACCGACGAACAGCTTTCCAGCCTGGTCGCCCAGCTGTCGGACGCGGAGTGA
- the sbnB gene encoding 2,3-diaminopropionate biosynthesis protein SbnB, with amino-acid sequence MHKGGEGFHVVGAAAVERILASRRGAVMDAVANAYLAHAAGRTVNPDSHFLRFPDRPSARIIALPARLEATAGIKWIASFPENRDHDLPRASAVVILNDMVTGFPQALLEGSGISAARTAASAALAAERLAGGRRAQALAVIGAGPIAATVLDYLQAAGWAVGEIRVHDLVPARAQALADRALDTGAAVAARVAASIPAAVDGADLVLFATTAGVPHLQDPGLFTRRHTVLHLSLRDLAVPVILAGQNVVDDIDHALKAQTSVHLAEQATGGRGFIAGTLADLLAGRLAPDAARPRFFSPFGLGILDLAVARLVLEEAVAAGEALAVDGFLPSSTADSGLRQGGVR; translated from the coding sequence ATGCATAAGGGCGGCGAGGGGTTTCACGTCGTCGGGGCGGCCGCCGTTGAGCGTATCCTGGCGTCCAGGCGCGGTGCCGTGATGGATGCGGTGGCCAACGCCTACCTGGCGCATGCGGCGGGGCGGACAGTCAACCCGGATAGCCATTTCCTGCGTTTTCCTGATCGCCCGAGCGCCCGCATCATCGCGCTGCCGGCCCGGCTTGAGGCGACGGCGGGCATAAAGTGGATCGCCAGCTTCCCGGAAAACCGTGACCATGATCTGCCGCGCGCCTCCGCCGTGGTGATCCTGAACGACATGGTGACGGGTTTCCCCCAGGCCTTGCTGGAGGGGTCCGGCATCAGCGCCGCGCGCACCGCGGCGTCCGCGGCGCTGGCGGCGGAAAGGCTGGCCGGGGGGCGTCGCGCGCAGGCGCTGGCCGTCATCGGCGCCGGTCCCATTGCCGCCACTGTGCTGGATTATCTGCAGGCCGCCGGCTGGGCGGTGGGGGAGATCCGCGTCCATGACCTGGTGCCCGCCCGCGCCCAGGCGCTGGCCGACCGGGCACTCGACACGGGCGCCGCCGTCGCGGCCAGGGTCGCCGCGTCCATTCCGGCCGCCGTGGATGGCGCGGACCTGGTGCTTTTCGCCACGACGGCCGGGGTCCCGCACCTGCAGGACCCGGGGCTGTTCACCCGGCGCCACACGGTGCTGCACCTGTCCCTGCGCGATCTGGCGGTTCCCGTCATCCTTGCCGGACAGAACGTGGTTGACGACATCGACCATGCGCTCAAGGCGCAGACCTCCGTGCATCTGGCGGAGCAGGCGACCGGCGGTCGCGGCTTCATCGCCGGCACGCTGGCCGACCTGCTGGCCGGCCGCCTGGCACCGGATGCGGCGCGGCCGCGCTTCTTCTCCCCCTTCGGGCTGGGGATCCTGGATCTGGCGGTGGCGCGCCTGGTGCTGGAAGAGGCGGTGGCCGCCGGCGAGGCCCTTGCGGTCGATGGCTTCCTGCCGTCGTCCACGGCCGACAGCGGCCTGCGGCAAGGCGGTGTCCGGTGA
- a CDS encoding amino acid adenylation domain-containing protein: MDARDPIIKTMPAVTDLKDQARDALKQKLKSLVRARLGSTDDGWFPLSHGQEALWFLWKLAPDSPAYNVVLPVGVGGPLNESALRRALRILSDRHACLRMEFREDANGIRQRPRPGHAVRLEVTDAAGWDAARVDATIRARAARPFCLDEDATMDVLLLRRGALDAVLLISLPHILCDLWSLVAVMDELRDAYAAEAAGHAPALPPMAVEFEDWVRAERRQQETGAWDTHRTYWHNALAGELPVLDLPTDRGRPPVRSFAGATLTRHVATGTTQALKRFAEAQGATLFMALLAAYQVLLHRYSGQDAIMVGIPTLGRRQPGLADLVGNLVNMVPLRADLSGSPSFRQMLAQAQAGVLGALEHQDLPLSQMVDRLQTARDLSRSPIFQTTFVLQRLHRFEELQRAMLPSTDEADVPFGPLVLHPMVLAQQEGQYDLNLEMKEDERGRLVGAWKYATDLFEEATVARMADSFETLLERVVAEPDRPVAELSLLSPAATAAALAAGIGPLPAPPPADTVCALFEAQAKRRGEAIAVSMGATTLSYADLDRRADALAAGLAARGVGPGTLVAVALPRGPDFVTALVATHKAGGAFLPMDLRQSPSRLAQVLAESGAPFVLAEKALHPALAAALAQQEWAAHPPALHDPATLAGEVPPAARPAGGRPDDLAYVMYTSGSTGRPKGVMVAHRGMVNHVLAKLEDLEFGADGVLAQNAPPSFDVVVWQCLAPLAVGGRVAVVADEAAEDPSRLLEETADQGVTALQLVPSMLHAVITEAAARPAGPPPLPKLRWMVPTGEALPTDLCRRWLALYPTVPLLNTYGSTECSDDQCHDRIDRLSPADAAVAIAAIGQPIRAMTAHVLDRNLAPVPAGVVGELYIGGIGVGLGYRGDPTRTAMSFIPDPHSPTPGARLYKTRDLARRRADGRIDFLGRVDDMIKLRGLRIEPGEIETALRRHPGVAQAVVRARPHPAGDRQLVAYIVPAPGPAPDEAALRAFLAADLPQSLVPAAFVTLATLPLTANGKLDHKALPEPPWRADEAPRVPPRTPEEVKLAAIWADVLGLASVGVTDDFFAIGGDSIRSIQVSARCRAQGLAVRPGDVFLHRTVAALAALPGLTIAADSPTAPASILPLASVLVDGGLLERALQQVRFDDL; this comes from the coding sequence ATGGACGCGCGCGACCCCATCATCAAGACCATGCCCGCGGTCACGGACCTGAAGGACCAGGCGCGCGACGCCTTGAAGCAAAAGCTGAAATCGCTGGTCCGCGCCCGCCTGGGCAGCACCGATGACGGCTGGTTCCCCCTATCCCATGGGCAAGAGGCGTTGTGGTTCCTGTGGAAGCTGGCACCCGACAGCCCCGCCTATAATGTGGTGCTGCCGGTTGGTGTCGGCGGGCCACTGAACGAAAGCGCCCTGCGCCGCGCCCTGCGGATCCTGTCCGACCGGCATGCCTGCCTTCGCATGGAATTCCGCGAGGACGCGAACGGCATCCGCCAGCGCCCCCGGCCAGGACACGCCGTGCGGCTGGAGGTGACCGACGCCGCCGGGTGGGACGCCGCGCGGGTGGACGCCACGATCCGGGCGCGGGCCGCACGGCCCTTCTGCCTGGATGAGGACGCGACCATGGACGTCCTGCTGTTGCGCCGCGGCGCGCTGGACGCGGTGCTGCTGATTTCCCTGCCGCACATCCTGTGCGACCTCTGGTCCCTGGTGGCGGTGATGGACGAACTGCGCGACGCCTACGCGGCCGAGGCCGCCGGCCACGCCCCGGCCCTGCCGCCGATGGCGGTGGAGTTCGAGGACTGGGTGCGGGCCGAGCGCCGCCAGCAGGAAACAGGCGCTTGGGATACACACCGGACGTATTGGCACAACGCGTTGGCCGGCGAACTGCCCGTGCTGGACCTGCCGACTGATCGGGGCCGCCCGCCTGTGCGCAGCTTTGCCGGCGCCACACTGACCCGTCATGTCGCGACGGGGACGACGCAGGCGCTGAAACGCTTCGCCGAGGCCCAGGGGGCCACGCTGTTCATGGCCCTGCTGGCCGCCTACCAGGTGCTGTTGCACCGCTACAGCGGCCAGGACGCCATCATGGTGGGCATCCCGACCCTGGGCCGGCGCCAGCCCGGATTGGCGGACCTGGTGGGCAACCTGGTCAACATGGTGCCCTTGCGGGCGGATCTTTCCGGCAGCCCCAGCTTCCGCCAGATGCTGGCGCAGGCGCAGGCCGGTGTTCTGGGCGCGCTGGAACACCAGGACCTGCCCCTGTCGCAGATGGTGGATCGGCTGCAGACGGCGCGCGACCTCAGCCGATCACCCATCTTCCAGACCACCTTTGTCCTGCAGCGCCTCCATCGCTTCGAGGAACTGCAGCGCGCCATGCTGCCCTCGACGGACGAGGCGGACGTGCCTTTCGGACCCCTGGTGCTGCATCCCATGGTCCTGGCCCAGCAGGAGGGCCAGTACGATCTGAATCTCGAGATGAAGGAAGATGAGCGCGGCCGGCTGGTCGGGGCCTGGAAATACGCCACCGACCTGTTCGAGGAAGCGACGGTCGCCCGCATGGCCGACAGCTTCGAGACACTGCTGGAGCGCGTGGTGGCGGAGCCGGACCGGCCCGTGGCCGAACTGTCGCTGTTAAGCCCCGCGGCCACGGCCGCCGCCCTGGCCGCCGGTATCGGCCCCCTACCGGCACCGCCCCCGGCGGACACCGTCTGCGCCCTGTTCGAGGCGCAGGCCAAACGGCGGGGTGAGGCCATCGCGGTCAGCATGGGCGCGACGACGCTCAGCTACGCCGATCTGGACCGCCGGGCCGACGCGCTGGCCGCCGGCCTGGCGGCACGGGGCGTCGGTCCCGGAACGCTTGTGGCGGTGGCCCTGCCCCGCGGACCGGACTTCGTCACAGCACTGGTCGCGACGCACAAGGCCGGGGGCGCCTTCCTGCCGATGGATCTGCGCCAGTCCCCTTCGCGCCTGGCCCAGGTGCTGGCGGAAAGCGGCGCCCCTTTCGTCCTGGCGGAAAAGGCGCTGCATCCGGCGCTGGCGGCGGCCCTGGCACAGCAGGAATGGGCCGCCCATCCACCGGCCCTGCACGATCCGGCGACCCTGGCCGGGGAAGTGCCGCCGGCGGCGCGCCCAGCCGGCGGCAGGCCGGACGACCTGGCCTATGTGATGTACACATCCGGTTCCACCGGCCGCCCCAAGGGGGTGATGGTGGCGCATCGCGGCATGGTCAACCATGTCCTGGCCAAGCTGGAGGATCTGGAGTTCGGCGCCGACGGCGTCCTGGCGCAGAACGCCCCGCCGTCGTTCGACGTCGTGGTCTGGCAGTGCCTGGCGCCGCTGGCGGTGGGCGGCCGGGTCGCTGTGGTGGCCGACGAGGCCGCCGAGGATCCGTCCCGGCTGCTGGAAGAGACGGCGGACCAGGGCGTCACCGCCCTGCAACTGGTGCCCTCCATGCTGCACGCGGTGATCACGGAGGCCGCGGCACGGCCGGCGGGACCGCCGCCCCTGCCCAAGCTGCGCTGGATGGTCCCCACCGGCGAGGCGCTGCCGACCGACCTGTGCCGGCGCTGGCTGGCGCTGTATCCCACGGTGCCGCTGCTCAACACCTACGGTTCGACCGAATGCTCCGACGACCAGTGTCATGACCGTATCGACCGCCTGTCGCCGGCCGACGCCGCCGTCGCCATCGCCGCCATCGGCCAACCGATACGGGCGATGACGGCGCACGTGCTGGACCGCAACCTGGCCCCCGTTCCGGCGGGGGTGGTGGGGGAGCTGTACATCGGTGGCATCGGGGTCGGCCTGGGTTATCGCGGGGATCCCACCCGCACGGCCATGTCCTTCATACCGGACCCCCACTCCCCCACACCGGGCGCCCGTCTTTACAAGACCCGCGACCTGGCCCGGCGGCGCGCGGACGGGCGCATCGACTTTCTGGGCCGCGTCGATGACATGATCAAGCTACGCGGCCTGCGCATCGAACCGGGGGAGATCGAGACGGCCCTGCGCCGCCATCCCGGCGTGGCGCAGGCGGTGGTCCGCGCCCGCCCCCACCCGGCGGGCGACAGGCAACTGGTGGCCTACATCGTTCCCGCCCCGGGCCCCGCGCCGGATGAGGCGGCCTTGCGGGCCTTCCTGGCCGCCGACCTGCCGCAGTCCCTGGTGCCGGCGGCCTTCGTCACCCTGGCGACCCTGCCGCTGACCGCCAACGGCAAGCTGGACCACAAGGCCCTGCCCGAGCCGCCGTGGCGGGCCGACGAAGCCCCCCGGGTGCCGCCCCGCACCCCGGAGGAAGTGAAGCTGGCCGCCATCTGGGCCGACGTGCTGGGCCTGGCCTCGGTGGGGGTCACCGACGACTTCTTCGCCATCGGTGGGGACAGCATCCGCTCCATCCAAGTGTCCGCCCGGTGCCGGGCCCAGGGGCTGGCGGTACGCCCGGGCGATGTGTTCCTGCACCGCACGGTGGCCGCCCTGGCGGCCCTCCCCGGCCTGACGATCGCGGCGGATTCGCCGACCGCCCCTGCCTCCATCCTTCCGCTGGCGTCCGTGCTGGTGGACGGCGGGCTTCTCGAACGCGCCTTGCAGCAGGTTCGCTTTGATGACCTTTGA
- the sbnA gene encoding 2,3-diaminopropionate biosynthesis protein SbnA translates to MPIVSSPLDLIFHDLFMQVRGVAEPARLYLKLEGYNVTGSIKIKPALFMVADLERRGLLRPGESTLVESSSGNLGIALALICSLRGYRFICVTDPNVSPINRRSIEAYGGHVEVVTEKDPQGGYLQSRIARINALVQGNPDHVWLNQYANPFNARAHADWTARAILNDLPGVTRLYVGSGTTGTVMGLAGCFAELSPQTEVVAVEPEGSVTFDQNRKGRRLIPGIGTSRRPELADERLLGRIVYVSERDTVRMCNRLAHRNGLLLGGSSGSVLAAVAIDAESGLLQPGDTVVAIAPDLGDKYLETIYAPEWVAAAYGADTLDTPAATLHPPLVDEPLEAVLARHAALLSRPGTTTRRHLMLAQAHDA, encoded by the coding sequence ATGCCCATCGTCAGCAGCCCGCTCGATCTGATCTTCCACGACCTGTTCATGCAGGTGCGGGGTGTCGCGGAGCCGGCACGCCTTTATCTCAAGCTGGAAGGCTATAACGTCACCGGCTCGATCAAGATCAAGCCGGCCCTGTTCATGGTCGCGGATCTGGAACGGCGGGGCCTGTTGCGGCCCGGTGAATCGACCTTGGTCGAATCCTCTTCCGGCAACCTGGGCATCGCGCTGGCGCTGATCTGCAGCCTGCGCGGCTACCGGTTCATCTGCGTCACCGACCCCAACGTCTCGCCCATCAACCGGCGCAGCATCGAGGCCTATGGTGGCCATGTCGAGGTGGTGACGGAGAAGGATCCCCAAGGCGGCTATCTGCAAAGCCGTATCGCCCGCATCAACGCCCTGGTCCAGGGCAACCCCGATCACGTCTGGCTGAACCAGTACGCCAATCCCTTCAATGCCCGCGCCCACGCGGACTGGACGGCCCGGGCCATCCTGAACGATCTGCCGGGTGTCACCCGGCTCTATGTCGGGTCGGGGACCACGGGCACCGTCATGGGGCTGGCCGGCTGCTTCGCCGAGTTGTCGCCGCAGACCGAGGTGGTGGCGGTGGAGCCGGAGGGATCGGTGACGTTTGACCAGAACCGCAAGGGGCGGCGCCTCATTCCCGGCATCGGCACCAGTCGCCGGCCCGAACTGGCCGACGAGCGCCTGCTGGGCCGCATCGTCTACGTCTCGGAACGGGACACCGTCCGCATGTGCAACCGGCTGGCGCACCGGAACGGCTTGCTGCTGGGCGGATCCAGCGGTTCGGTGCTGGCAGCGGTGGCCATCGATGCCGAGTCCGGCCTGCTGCAACCCGGCGACACCGTCGTCGCCATCGCCCCCGACCTGGGCGACAAATATCTGGAAACCATTTATGCGCCGGAGTGGGTGGCCGCCGCCTACGGGGCCGATACCCTGGACACGCCAGCCGCTACTCTGCATCCCCCCCTGGTGGATGAACCGCTGGAGGCTGTCCTGGCCCGCCATGCCGCGTTGCTGAGCCGGCCGGGCACCACCACCCGTCGTCACCTCATGCTGGCGCAGGCCCACGATGCATAA